One Ardenticatenales bacterium genomic region harbors:
- a CDS encoding cation-translocating P-type ATPase: protein MNWHQQSITDIVAELGTNLQTGLTDQEVAARRASYGANELAARGGKHPLRILWEQISSTMVLILIAAAVISGLLGKATETVAIGAIVVLFALLGFVQEYRAEQAMAALKKLAVPMVRARRGGNVQTLSARELVPGDVILLEAGNVLPADIRLTTSVNLMVQEAALTGESEPVEKDTAPLDKAEIPLGDRRNMAYMGTIVTYGRGAGVVAATGMSTELGKIATLIQDVTDSQTLLQRRLDQVGKTLAIFGVAVAALVMLIGVWRGETWSEMFLTAVSVAVAVVPEGLPAVVTITLALGAQRMLRRRALIRKLPAVETLGSVTTICSDKTGTLTENRMTVTVIDVAGHSLQLVGTGHPAPALQLPDTTPLDGQPPAISLALMGGALCNDASLQPDPQTGRYLALGDPTEGALLVAAAQANLRPEAAQALLPRVGELPFDSERKRMTTVHQWPFAEEMPASLSPLTPIAKPYLAFTKGAVDGLLESCAAVWVGTETQPLDEAWRQRIALANDQMAQKGMRVLGVALRWWATPPTGQATAIVESDLTFIGLVGMIDPPRPEVKQAVATCRDAGIRPIMITGDHPLTARFIAYELGISDNGRVKTGVQIGQMSAAELSQTVQEVSVYARVSPEHKLRIVESLQQKGQIVAMTGDGINDSPALKKADIGIAMGITGTDVSKEASEMVLLDDNFATIVAAVEEGRVIYNNIRQFVKFSIAGNIGKVIVMLFAPLLGITVALLPLQLLWLNLLTDGLLGLGLGVEPAEKGVMRRPPRSPRDSIFSDGMGLHVAWVGILIGLIALGLGYFTYDPQNPADTTWQTMIFSTLAFLQIGQALASRSARASLVSLGWRSNPVLLLMAVLTLALQLLVIYVPALDDFFRVTPLTGAQLGVTLALGTLAFIAIEGEKWFYRRRGG from the coding sequence GTGAACTGGCATCAGCAATCCATCACTGACATTGTGGCCGAATTAGGTACCAATCTACAAACCGGACTCACGGACCAGGAGGTCGCTGCCCGTCGCGCCAGCTACGGCGCGAACGAACTGGCGGCCCGTGGCGGCAAGCACCCGCTGCGCATTCTGTGGGAACAGATCAGCAGCACCATGGTGCTCATCCTGATCGCCGCGGCGGTGATTTCCGGATTGCTGGGCAAAGCAACGGAAACCGTGGCAATTGGGGCTATTGTCGTGCTGTTCGCTCTGCTGGGCTTCGTGCAAGAGTATCGCGCGGAACAGGCCATGGCCGCGCTAAAGAAACTGGCCGTGCCCATGGTGCGGGCGCGGCGCGGCGGAAACGTACAAACATTATCGGCGCGCGAGTTGGTGCCGGGTGACGTGATTTTGTTGGAGGCGGGCAACGTTTTGCCGGCAGACATCCGCCTCACTACCAGCGTCAATCTCATGGTCCAGGAAGCCGCGCTCACGGGCGAATCGGAACCCGTGGAAAAGGATACCGCGCCCCTGGACAAAGCAGAAATTCCCCTGGGCGACCGTCGCAACATGGCCTACATGGGAACCATCGTCACCTATGGACGGGGCGCGGGCGTCGTCGCCGCGACAGGCATGTCCACGGAACTGGGCAAAATCGCCACCCTCATCCAGGATGTGACGGACAGCCAGACCTTGCTGCAACGGCGGCTAGACCAGGTCGGCAAGACGCTGGCGATTTTCGGCGTGGCCGTCGCCGCACTGGTGATGCTCATTGGCGTCTGGCGCGGTGAAACCTGGAGCGAGATGTTCCTCACCGCCGTGAGCGTGGCCGTGGCCGTCGTACCGGAAGGCTTGCCTGCCGTTGTCACCATCACGCTGGCACTGGGCGCGCAACGAATGCTCAGACGACGCGCCCTGATTCGCAAGCTGCCCGCCGTGGAAACCCTCGGCTCCGTGACAACCATCTGTTCCGACAAAACAGGCACGCTGACGGAAAACCGAATGACGGTGACGGTGATTGACGTGGCCGGGCACAGTTTGCAGTTGGTGGGTACGGGGCATCCCGCGCCCGCGCTGCAATTGCCCGACACGACGCCCCTGGACGGTCAGCCGCCGGCCATCAGCCTGGCCCTGATGGGGGGGGCGTTGTGCAATGACGCCTCGCTGCAGCCCGACCCACAAACGGGACGCTACCTGGCTCTTGGCGACCCCACGGAGGGGGCGCTGTTGGTGGCGGCGGCGCAGGCCAATCTGCGCCCAGAGGCGGCGCAGGCGTTGTTGCCGCGCGTGGGGGAGTTGCCCTTTGATTCGGAGCGCAAGCGGATGACGACGGTGCATCAATGGCCGTTTGCGGAGGAAATGCCGGCATCACTCTCCCCCCTCACCCCCATCGCAAAACCTTATCTCGCCTTCACAAAAGGAGCCGTAGACGGGCTGTTGGAAAGCTGCGCCGCCGTCTGGGTGGGAACGGAGACACAGCCACTTGATGAAGCGTGGCGGCAGCGCATCGCCCTGGCGAATGACCAGATGGCGCAAAAAGGCATGCGCGTGTTGGGTGTGGCGCTGCGCTGGTGGGCGACGCCCCCCACAGGCCAGGCGACGGCGATTGTTGAAAGCGACTTGACCTTTATTGGTCTCGTGGGCATGATTGATCCCCCCCGTCCCGAAGTCAAACAGGCGGTGGCAACTTGCCGGGATGCCGGCATCCGCCCCATCATGATCACCGGCGACCATCCCCTGACCGCCCGCTTCATTGCCTACGAACTGGGCATCTCCGACAACGGGCGCGTCAAAACAGGGGTGCAAATCGGTCAGATGTCCGCCGCTGAACTCTCCCAAACCGTGCAAGAAGTCTCCGTCTACGCCCGCGTTTCCCCGGAACACAAGCTGCGCATCGTCGAATCGCTGCAACAAAAAGGGCAAATAGTCGCCATGACGGGAGACGGCATCAACGACTCCCCGGCACTGAAAAAAGCGGATATTGGCATCGCCATGGGCATCACGGGAACGGATGTATCGAAGGAAGCGTCGGAAATGGTGCTGCTGGACGACAATTTCGCCACCATCGTCGCCGCCGTGGAAGAAGGGCGCGTTATTTACAACAATATCCGCCAGTTCGTGAAGTTCTCAATTGCCGGCAACATCGGCAAAGTCATCGTCATGCTGTTCGCGCCCTTGCTGGGCATCACCGTGGCGTTGCTGCCCCTGCAACTGCTCTGGCTGAACCTGCTCACCGACGGTCTGCTCGGGCTAGGTTTGGGCGTGGAACCGGCGGAGAAAGGGGTCATGCGGCGACCGCCGCGCTCGCCACGGGACAGCATCTTCAGCGACGGCATGGGACTGCACGTAGCCTGGGTGGGCATCCTCATTGGTCTGATCGCCCTGGGGTTGGGCTACTTCACGTATGATCCCCAAAATCCGGCGGATACCACCTGGCAAACGATGATCTTCAGCACGCTCGCTTTTCTGCAAATCGGGCAGGCGCTGGCTTCCCGCTCCGCACGCGCTTCGCTGGTATCACTTGGATGGCGCAGCAACCCCGTGCTGCTGCTCATGGCGGTCTTGACCCTGGCCCTACAGTTGCTCGTAATTTACGTGCCCGCGCTGGACGATTTCTTCCGCGTCACACCGCTGACGGGGGCACAATTGGGCGTCACGCTCGCCCTGGGCACGCTCGCCTTTATCGCCATCGAGGGAGAGAAGTGGTTCTATCGGCGGCGTGGCGGCTAA
- a CDS encoding AAA family ATPase → MTTQRSLEKITLLGYKSIRELRDFPVRPDLNVLIGANGSGKTNFIRFFEMLGHMLDPNKGLQNYVSARGRADAFLFRGMKVTPELSARLVFGLNEYKFTLRAADDRSLFFAQESAPFAGPWYGRIENAQGGGHVESKIAQARPRSASEQWVVDTIQGWRVYHFHDTSPSAPVMGLHNIVDNLVLHGNAANLAPFLLRMSQRHAAQYAQIEEVVRQVVPFFGAFALHEGSPGQTQLLWKDRYSDLLYYPHQLSDGTLRFICLATLLLQPEPLSTIIIDEPELGLHPFAIQLLASLLHEASSRSQLIVSTQSSLLLDELSPEHVIVVNHEQGESTFNRPETKQLQEWLAEYTLGQLWEKNELGGTP, encoded by the coding sequence ATGACAACGCAAAGATCGTTAGAAAAAATCACCCTTCTCGGCTACAAATCTATCCGCGAATTGCGGGATTTTCCCGTCAGGCCAGACTTGAATGTTCTCATTGGCGCGAACGGTTCTGGCAAAACCAACTTCATCCGCTTTTTTGAAATGTTGGGGCACATGTTGGACCCAAACAAAGGCCTGCAAAACTACGTGAGCGCGCGGGGGCGGGCGGACGCTTTCCTTTTTCGGGGCATGAAGGTGACGCCGGAACTAAGCGCGCGTCTGGTTTTTGGCCTCAATGAATACAAGTTCACCCTGCGTGCGGCGGATGATCGCTCACTGTTTTTCGCGCAAGAATCCGCGCCGTTCGCCGGACCATGGTATGGTCGGATTGAGAATGCTCAGGGCGGTGGTCATGTAGAAAGCAAGATTGCCCAGGCGAGACCACGCAGCGCCAGTGAACAATGGGTGGTGGACACGATTCAAGGATGGCGCGTTTATCACTTTCATGACACTTCCCCTTCCGCTCCCGTCATGGGCTTGCACAATATCGTTGACAATTTGGTGCTGCACGGCAATGCGGCGAATCTGGCTCCCTTTCTCTTGCGTATGAGCCAGCGCCACGCGGCGCAATACGCCCAGATTGAGGAAGTGGTCAGACAGGTCGTTCCATTCTTTGGCGCATTTGCTTTGCATGAAGGTTCCCCAGGACAGACGCAACTGCTCTGGAAGGATCGTTATTCTGATCTACTGTACTATCCGCATCAGCTTTCCGATGGGACCCTGCGCTTCATTTGTCTGGCGACGCTGCTGCTCCAACCTGAGCCGTTGTCTACGATTATTATTGACGAGCCAGAATTGGGACTTCATCCATTTGCGATTCAGTTGCTCGCCAGTCTGTTGCATGAGGCGTCCAGTCGGTCGCAGTTGATTGTTTCCACGCAATCATCTTTGCTGTTGGATGAGCTGTCGCCCGAACACGTTATCGTGGTGAACCATGAACAGGGCGAATCGACTTTCAACCGACCGGAAACGAAACAGCTACAGGAATGGCTGGCGGAATACACGTTGGGGCAGCTTTGGGAAAAGAATGAGTTGGGAGGAACGCCTTGA
- a CDS encoding DUF4276 family protein, whose translation MKPWIRLYAMVEGQTERTFAEAVLKPHLVEFQLEMRAILVTTNRKLGSRSGVLRYAHVRADLERHMRQDKHSEAYFTTMIDYYGLSADFPGWGESRRESTSEGRVAVLERALREDLGDRRFIPYFQLHEFEALLYCDLSQLARRISGSEDVLDLLAREVQGASPEEVNEGDATAPSKRIIRYVPLYEKLKVRVGSSAAAAIGLPELRDNCPHFDAWVSRLERLSSS comes from the coding sequence TTGAAGCCGTGGATCAGGCTTTATGCAATGGTGGAGGGGCAAACGGAACGGACGTTCGCGGAAGCCGTGCTGAAACCGCATCTGGTGGAATTCCAGCTAGAGATGCGGGCAATTCTGGTGACGACCAATCGCAAATTAGGCAGCCGTAGTGGCGTCTTGCGCTATGCGCACGTGCGTGCGGACCTTGAACGCCACATGCGCCAGGACAAGCACTCAGAGGCGTATTTCACGACCATGATCGACTATTATGGGCTATCCGCGGATTTTCCTGGTTGGGGCGAGTCTCGGCGTGAATCGACATCGGAAGGTCGCGTGGCGGTGCTGGAGCGCGCTTTGCGGGAGGATTTGGGCGACAGGCGGTTCATTCCCTATTTTCAGTTGCACGAATTTGAGGCGCTGCTTTATTGTGATTTATCTCAGTTGGCGCGCCGCATTAGCGGGAGCGAGGATGTCCTGGACTTGTTGGCGCGGGAGGTGCAAGGCGCATCGCCCGAAGAGGTCAATGAGGGGGACGCAACAGCGCCCAGCAAGCGGATCATTCGTTATGTGCCGCTGTATGAGAAGCTGAAAGTACGGGTAGGGTCTTCGGCTGCCGCCGCTATTGGTTTACCCGAACTGCGTGACAATTGTCCTCATTTTGATGCCTGGGTGAGTCGTCTGGAACGATTGTCATCCAGTTAA
- the rsmD gene encoding 16S rRNA (guanine(966)-N(2))-methyltransferase RsmD, producing MRVISGKAKGRKLKMVGGSTTRPITDRVKENLFNILQDEVTGGRWLDLFAGTGQVGIEALSRGAAEVVFVDSAVQAIRVLRDNLRSTELTAGAVVRKGDAFSLLRSGAGGPFDLIYVAPPQYREMWLRALEIIDAQPAPLARDDGLVVAQIHPKEFREVAWRHLRLEDRRQYGTTMLCFYRVAHAGVADPVAEINNDGSL from the coding sequence ATGCGCGTGATTAGCGGCAAGGCCAAAGGGCGGAAGTTGAAGATGGTGGGGGGCAGCACGACGCGCCCGATCACGGATCGGGTGAAGGAAAACCTGTTCAACATCTTGCAGGATGAGGTGACCGGGGGGCGGTGGTTGGACCTATTTGCCGGCACGGGGCAGGTGGGCATTGAGGCGCTTAGCCGGGGAGCCGCCGAAGTCGTCTTCGTGGACAGCGCCGTCCAGGCCATTCGCGTGCTGCGCGACAATCTGCGGAGTACAGAACTGACGGCGGGCGCGGTTGTGCGTAAGGGGGATGCTTTTTCGCTGCTGCGATCGGGCGCGGGTGGCCCATTTGACCTCATTTACGTGGCCCCACCGCAGTACCGCGAGATGTGGCTGCGCGCCCTGGAGATCATCGATGCGCAGCCGGCGCCGCTGGCGCGGGATGATGGCCTGGTCGTGGCGCAGATTCATCCGAAGGAGTTCCGCGAAGTGGCCTGGCGGCATTTGCGGCTGGAGGACCGGCGGCAATATGGGACGACGATGCTCTGCTTTTATCGTGTGGCGCACGCCGGCGTGGCCGACCCAGTCGCGGAAATCAATAACGACGGCAGCCTTTAG
- a CDS encoding tyrosine recombinase: MEEQLAAFLEFLQTERSYSENTTAAYKNDLGQFVSFLTNNYSTIASWNAVTSAIVANYVTSMKDSDYASSTVARKVAALKSFFHYLNARELTESDPTQQIDSPKVEKRLPNTLSNADIEQLLQAPTKEQTPKHLRDSALLALLYATGMRVTEVVSLTVDDINLEDMHLHSPGRDGDEARFLPFDAGTTHTLRQYLEKGRPHLRKRAEEKALFLNHRGQQLTRQGLWLIIKAYAKEANLSENVTPHTLRHSFAAHKLQSGSNLQTVQQLLGHANISTTQIYAQIDKNDTDEEE; encoded by the coding sequence ATGGAAGAGCAACTGGCCGCCTTTCTGGAATTCCTGCAAACAGAACGCAGCTATTCCGAGAACACAACCGCGGCATATAAAAACGATCTGGGGCAGTTCGTCAGTTTCCTGACAAACAACTACAGTACCATCGCTTCCTGGAATGCCGTCACGTCCGCCATTGTTGCCAACTACGTGACCTCCATGAAGGACAGTGACTATGCCTCATCCACCGTCGCCCGCAAAGTAGCCGCGCTCAAATCCTTTTTCCACTACCTGAACGCCCGTGAACTGACCGAGTCGGATCCCACGCAGCAAATTGACTCGCCCAAAGTGGAAAAGCGGCTGCCCAATACGCTCTCCAATGCGGATATTGAGCAGCTATTGCAGGCCCCCACCAAAGAACAAACACCCAAACATTTGCGCGACTCGGCATTGTTGGCGCTGCTATACGCAACCGGGATGCGCGTGACGGAAGTGGTGTCGTTGACAGTAGATGACATCAACCTGGAAGATATGCACCTGCACAGCCCGGGAAGAGACGGTGATGAGGCAAGATTCCTGCCATTTGATGCCGGCACAACCCACACCCTGCGCCAGTATCTGGAAAAAGGCCGCCCCCACCTGCGCAAACGCGCCGAAGAAAAAGCCCTCTTCCTCAACCATCGCGGACAACAACTGACAAGGCAAGGACTGTGGCTAATTATCAAAGCCTATGCCAAAGAAGCCAACCTCAGCGAAAACGTTACGCCACACACGCTGCGCCACAGCTTCGCCGCGCACAAACTGCAAAGCGGCAGCAACCTGCAAACCGTGCAACAGCTCCTCGGGCATGCCAATATCTCCACCACGCAAATCTACGCCCAAATCGACAAAAACGACACAGACGAAGAAGAATAA
- a CDS encoding purine-nucleoside phosphorylase: MPEIFGRAQYEAAATAVRHASRHKPTVGLILGSGLSSLAEEVSNADIIPYDEIPHWPVSTVSGHVGQVVLGRLADQSVMVLQGRTHFYEGYPISQVTLAMRVMKLLGVRTLIVTNAAGGINASFTPGDLMLIKDHLNLPGLAGQNPLRGPNDELFGPRFPDMTEAYDLELRQLAHQIAVAMNLTLREGVYAFVGGPSYETPAELRFLRAVGADAVGMSTVPEVVVARHAGMRVLGISTITNMAVPDPTPGTTLQHDDVLQVGLQIVPRLRQLVMGVLNHWRAA; this comes from the coding sequence ATGCCTGAGATATTCGGTCGCGCGCAATATGAAGCCGCGGCGACGGCAGTACGCCACGCCAGCCGCCACAAACCCACCGTAGGACTGATCCTCGGATCCGGTCTGAGCAGCCTGGCGGAAGAAGTAAGCAACGCAGACATCATCCCGTACGACGAGATTCCCCACTGGCCCGTCTCCACCGTCTCCGGACACGTAGGCCAGGTCGTTTTGGGTCGTCTGGCGGATCAATCCGTCATGGTTCTGCAAGGCCGCACCCATTTCTACGAAGGCTATCCCATAAGCCAGGTCACGCTGGCTATGCGGGTGATGAAGCTGCTCGGCGTGCGCACGCTGATTGTGACCAATGCCGCGGGCGGGATCAACGCATCCTTTACGCCGGGCGACCTGATGCTGATCAAAGACCATCTAAACCTACCCGGATTGGCGGGGCAAAACCCGCTGCGCGGCCCTAATGACGAACTGTTCGGGCCACGCTTTCCCGATATGACGGAGGCGTATGACCTCGAACTGCGCCAGTTGGCGCACCAAATCGCCGTGGCGATGAACCTGACGCTGCGCGAGGGGGTCTATGCCTTCGTGGGCGGCCCCAGCTACGAAACACCCGCGGAACTGCGCTTCTTGCGCGCCGTGGGTGCGGACGCCGTCGGGATGTCTACTGTACCTGAAGTGGTGGTCGCCCGACATGCCGGCATGCGCGTCCTGGGCATCTCCACCATCACAAACATGGCCGTCCCAGACCCCACGCCGGGCACAACCCTGCAACACGACGACGTGCTGCAAGTGGGGCTGCAAATCGTCCCCCGCCTGCGCCAACTTGTCATGGGCGTCCTGAACCACTGGCGCGCAGCGTGA
- a CDS encoding GTPase, with product MASTQPERILIAGAAGRDFHDFNTVFRDNAQYQVVAFTATQIPNIDDRRYPAELAGNLYPDGVPIYAESQLEQLIADLSVDQVVFSYSDVSHEYVMHLASRVLAAGADFRLMGPRRTMLKSSKPVVSIGAVRTGCGKSQTSRHIVRALQEMGYERVVAVRHPMPYGNLAAQAVQRFATYADMDHHNCTIEEREEYEPYVVMGAVIYAGVDYEAILRQAEAEADIVVWDGGNNDVPFFQSDYHVVVTDPHRPGHELRYHPGEANLRMADAVVINKVDTADYDNVITVQQNIRHVNPTAPIVKAASPIFVDDPDAIRGKKVLVVEDGPTLTHGEMAYGAGVVAARSFDAAEIIDPRPYAVRSIAGTYAKYPSTGAVLPAMGYGHEQMADLAETINRTPADLVIIATPIDLGRLIDINLPSQRVRYELQSIGQPALTDLLRAKFGR from the coding sequence ATGGCTTCCACACAACCCGAACGAATTCTGATCGCCGGCGCCGCTGGCCGTGACTTCCATGATTTCAACACCGTTTTTCGTGATAACGCGCAATATCAGGTGGTTGCTTTCACGGCTACGCAAATCCCCAATATCGATGATCGTCGCTATCCCGCCGAACTTGCCGGCAATCTTTACCCCGATGGTGTCCCCATTTACGCCGAATCGCAGTTGGAGCAGTTGATCGCCGACCTGTCCGTGGACCAGGTGGTGTTTTCCTACTCCGACGTGTCGCATGAATATGTGATGCACCTGGCTTCGCGGGTGCTGGCGGCGGGGGCGGATTTCCGCCTGATGGGGCCGCGGCGCACCATGCTAAAATCCAGCAAGCCCGTCGTCTCCATTGGCGCGGTGCGCACCGGCTGCGGCAAGAGTCAGACCTCGCGCCACATCGTGCGCGCGCTGCAAGAGATGGGGTACGAGCGGGTGGTGGCGGTGCGCCACCCGATGCCGTACGGCAATCTGGCGGCGCAGGCGGTGCAGCGGTTTGCCACCTACGCGGACATGGATCATCACAACTGCACCATTGAGGAGCGGGAAGAGTACGAGCCATACGTGGTGATGGGGGCGGTGATTTACGCGGGGGTCGATTATGAGGCGATCTTGCGCCAGGCGGAGGCGGAAGCGGACATTGTCGTCTGGGATGGCGGCAACAATGACGTGCCTTTCTTCCAGTCGGACTACCATGTGGTGGTCACGGACCCGCATCGCCCGGGACACGAACTGCGTTACCATCCGGGCGAGGCGAACTTACGCATGGCGGACGCGGTGGTGATCAACAAGGTGGACACTGCCGATTACGATAATGTGATCACGGTGCAGCAGAATATCCGCCACGTGAACCCGACCGCGCCGATCGTGAAGGCGGCTTCGCCCATCTTCGTGGATGATCCGGATGCCATTCGGGGTAAGAAGGTGTTGGTGGTGGAGGATGGCCCGACGTTGACGCATGGAGAAATGGCGTATGGCGCGGGCGTGGTGGCGGCGCGCAGTTTTGACGCGGCGGAGATTATCGATCCCCGGCCTTATGCGGTGCGCTCCATTGCCGGCACTTACGCGAAATATCCATCTACGGGGGCGGTTTTGCCGGCAATGGGCTATGGCCACGAGCAAATGGCCGATCTGGCGGAAACCATCAACCGCACCCCCGCCGACCTCGTGATTATTGCCACGCCGATTGACCTGGGCCGCCTGATTGACATCAACCTGCCCAGCCAGCGCGTGCGCTACGAACTGCAATCCATCGGCCAGCCTGCCTTAACCGACCTGTTGCGCGCTAAATTTGGCCGTTAA
- a CDS encoding glucosidase, translating into MKRTEEHLRLEAHRTRQANWKNWGPYLSERAWGTVREDYSADGSAWDYFPHDHARSRAYRWNEDGLAGISDRNQYICFAIALWNGQDPILKERLFGLTGPEGNHGEDVKEQYFYLDNTPTHSYMKMLYRYPQRAFPYADLVAENRRRGFAEAEYELLDTGIFADDVYFDVLVEYAKAYQEDILIRVTLTNRAPQAANYYLLPTIWFRNTWRWGYPDGPMRDVPAKPSLQQVSRHENVSTIALRHGNAGNYYLHADEQPALFFTENDTNNERLFHTPNAGPYVKDAFHRHLVNGEPGAINPDQVGTKAAAYYHGSLAAGQSITFRLRLAESADEMPAPFAHYEAIFAQRQAEADAFYEALQPSHLCADERLIQRQAFAGLLWTKQLYYYDMEQWLAGDPGAPPPPTTRRHGRNSEWIHLSNFDIISMPDKWEYPWYATWDLAFHTVPLTLLDPDFARRQLILLTREWYMHPNGQLPAYEWAFGDVNPPVHAWAAWRVFKIDAKQSGRRDREFLEAIFHKLLLNFTWWTNRKDADDNNIFQGGFLGLDNIGVFDRSAQLPTGGHIDQSDGTAWMGFYCLEMMRIALELAKEEPVYQDLATKFFEHFLRIAYAMTGGREDNVSLWDEEDGFFYDVLHLPDERVVPLKVRSLVGLLPLIGVQVIEQEMLDIMPVFDRRTHWFLENRPRLSGHIAGMDIHGVGHRRLASFLTRERLLRLLHRMLDEEEFLSPYGIRSLSKYHEQHPYDFFVNGHDYSVSYQPAESRSGVFGGNSNWRGPVWFPINFLIIEALQKYHHFYGNSLTVAFPTGSTNQMTLGQVATELSRRLINIFRADAAGTRPVFGEQSIWRDNPHWRDLILFYEYFHGDGGGGHGASHQTGWTALVAKLIQQSGREE; encoded by the coding sequence ATGAAACGAACCGAGGAGCACCTTCGCCTGGAGGCCCACCGCACGCGCCAGGCAAACTGGAAAAACTGGGGGCCTTATCTCAGTGAACGCGCCTGGGGAACCGTGCGCGAGGATTACAGCGCCGACGGATCGGCCTGGGACTACTTTCCGCACGACCACGCCCGCAGCCGTGCCTACCGCTGGAATGAAGATGGACTTGCCGGCATTAGCGACCGCAATCAGTACATCTGCTTCGCCATTGCCCTTTGGAACGGGCAAGACCCCATTCTCAAAGAGCGTCTCTTTGGCCTCACCGGACCCGAAGGCAACCACGGCGAGGACGTGAAAGAGCAGTACTTCTACCTGGACAACACCCCCACCCACAGCTACATGAAGATGCTCTACCGGTATCCGCAGCGCGCCTTCCCCTATGCGGACCTGGTTGCGGAAAACCGGCGGCGTGGCTTTGCCGAGGCGGAGTATGAACTGCTGGATACGGGCATCTTCGCCGATGACGTCTATTTTGACGTGCTGGTGGAGTACGCCAAGGCGTACCAGGAAGACATCCTCATCCGCGTCACGCTCACCAATCGCGCCCCGCAAGCGGCCAACTACTACCTGCTGCCGACTATCTGGTTCCGCAATACGTGGCGTTGGGGTTACCCCGACGGTCCGATGCGCGATGTGCCGGCAAAACCCTCACTGCAACAGGTCTCGCGGCACGAAAATGTCTCCACTATCGCCTTGCGGCATGGAAATGCCGGCAACTACTACCTCCACGCCGACGAACAACCCGCCCTGTTCTTCACCGAAAACGACACCAACAACGAGCGCCTCTTCCACACCCCCAATGCCGGCCCCTACGTCAAAGACGCCTTCCACCGCCACCTCGTCAACGGCGAACCCGGCGCCATCAACCCAGATCAGGTCGGCACCAAAGCCGCCGCCTACTACCACGGCTCACTGGCCGCCGGACAATCCATCACCTTCCGCCTGCGCCTGGCAGAATCGGCGGACGAAATGCCCGCCCCCTTCGCCCATTATGAGGCCATCTTCGCGCAGCGGCAGGCGGAGGCGGATGCGTTTTACGAGGCGCTGCAGCCATCGCACTTGTGCGCGGATGAACGCCTGATCCAGCGGCAAGCCTTTGCCGGGCTATTGTGGACCAAACAGCTTTACTACTACGACATGGAGCAATGGTTGGCGGGCGATCCCGGCGCGCCACCGCCGCCCACCACCCGCCGGCACGGGCGCAACAGCGAGTGGATTCACCTCAGCAACTTCGACATCATCTCCATGCCGGACAAGTGGGAATACCCCTGGTATGCCACCTGGGACCTGGCCTTTCATACCGTCCCCCTGACGCTGTTGGACCCCGATTTTGCGCGGCGGCAGCTTATCTTGCTCACCCGCGAATGGTACATGCACCCCAACGGCCAACTTCCCGCCTATGAATGGGCTTTCGGCGACGTGAATCCGCCGGTGCACGCCTGGGCCGCCTGGCGCGTGTTCAAAATTGACGCCAAACAGTCGGGCCGCCGCGACCGGGAATTTTTGGAGGCGATTTTCCACAAGCTGCTGCTGAACTTTACCTGGTGGACCAACCGCAAAGACGCGGATGACAATAACATTTTCCAGGGGGGCTTCCTCGGACTGGACAACATCGGCGTTTTTGATCGCAGCGCCCAACTGCCCACCGGCGGCCACATTGACCAGTCGGATGGCACGGCCTGGATGGGATTTTACTGCCTGGAGATGATGCGCATCGCCCTGGAACTGGCGAAAGAGGAGCCGGTTTATCAGGACCTGGCGACGAAATTCTTCGAGCATTTTTTGCGTATCGCTTACGCCATGACGGGCGGGCGGGAGGACAACGTCAGCCTGTGGGATGAGGAGGATGGCTTTTTTTATGACGTGCTGCACTTGCCTGATGAGCGCGTTGTGCCGCTGAAGGTGCGGTCGCTGGTGGGGCTGCTGCCGCTGATTGGCGTGCAGGTGATTGAGCAGGAGATGCTGGACATCATGCCTGTTTTCGACCGGCGCACGCATTGGTTTTTGGAGAATCGGCCTCGTTTGAGTGGGCATATTGCCGGCATGGACATCCACGGAGTCGGACATCGCCGCCTGGCCTCCTTCCTCACGCGCGAACGCCTGCTGCGCCTGCTACACCGCATGTTGGACGAAGAAGAGTTTCTCTCCCCCTATGGCATCCGCTCCCTCTCCAAATACCACGAACAGCACCCATACGACTTCTTCGTCAACGGGCACGATTATTCCGTCAGCTACCAGCCCGCGGAGTCACGCAGCGGCGTATTCGGCGGCAACTCCAACTGGCGCGGTCCCGTCTGGTTTCCCATCAACTTCTTAATCATTGAGGCGCTGCAAAAATATCACCACTTCTATGGGAACAGTCTCACCGTGGCCTTCCCTACCGGATCAACCAACCAGATGACGCTAGGCCAGGTGGCGACCGAGCTTTCGCGGCGGTTGATCAACATTTTCCGCGCGGACGCAGCGGGGACACGCCCCGTCTTTGGCGAGCAATCCATCTGGCGCGACAATCCGCACTGGCGCGACCTGATTCTGTTTTATGAATACTTCCACGGGGATGGGGGCGGCGGGCACGGCGCCAGCCATCAAACGGGCTGGACGGCACTAGTGGCAAAGCTGATTCAGCAGTCGGGGCGTGAGGAATAA